In Burkholderia sp. PAMC 26561, the following are encoded in one genomic region:
- a CDS encoding SDR family NAD(P)-dependent oxidoreductase produces MSKLSGKVALVTGSSKGIGAGIALRLAADGAAVVVNYSRSSEDAQIVVDKIVDAGGKAVAVKANIATPAEIQPLIDAAVHAFGRLDILVNNAGVYKIDSLDTLSAETFDEHFHLNVRGLLLTTQAAARVLPAGGVIVNISSGLAKSPYPMVHVYCATKGAVDTLTRTLGMELGPRNIRVVGIAPGFVATEGNAESSKDMEAFLVSKTPLGRVGQPGDIAAAVSYVVSDDAGWITGCTIDVAGGMVF; encoded by the coding sequence ATGAGCAAGTTGTCAGGTAAAGTCGCCCTCGTCACCGGATCGTCGAAGGGCATTGGCGCAGGCATCGCGCTGCGCCTAGCCGCCGATGGCGCAGCCGTCGTCGTGAACTATTCGCGCAGCTCCGAAGACGCGCAGATCGTCGTCGATAAAATCGTCGACGCGGGAGGCAAAGCCGTCGCAGTGAAGGCGAATATCGCGACGCCCGCCGAGATCCAGCCGCTGATCGACGCCGCCGTCCACGCATTCGGCCGCCTCGATATCCTTGTCAACAACGCGGGCGTCTACAAGATCGATTCGCTCGACACGCTGTCGGCCGAGACCTTCGACGAACACTTTCATCTCAACGTGCGCGGTTTGCTGCTGACCACGCAAGCGGCTGCGCGGGTGCTGCCGGCGGGCGGGGTCATCGTCAATATCAGCTCGGGGCTCGCGAAGAGTCCGTACCCGATGGTGCACGTCTACTGCGCGACCAAAGGCGCCGTGGATACGCTGACGCGCACGCTCGGCATGGAACTCGGTCCGCGCAACATTCGCGTCGTGGGGATCGCGCCGGGATTCGTCGCGACCGAAGGGAACGCAGAGTCGTCGAAGGACATGGAAGCGTTCCTGGTATCGAAAACACCGTTGGGACGAGTCGGTCAGCCTGGCGATATCGCCGCCGCGGTTTCCTACGTCGTCTCCGATGATGCCGGCTGGATCACCGGCTGCACGATCGACGTCGCGGGCGGAATGGTGTTCTAG